One part of the Olleya sp. YS genome encodes these proteins:
- a CDS encoding M23 family metallopeptidase — translation MRYTLIFFFLFTFFSQAQDIYPQDYFRSPLDIELVLSGTFAELRSNHFHSGLDIKTKQRVGLNVYATASGYVSRIKVSHYGYGKAVYITHPNGYVTVHGHLQKFSDKIEAYVKKHQYEKESFEIELFPDLNDLIVTKGEVIAYSGNTGGSGGPHLHFEIRDNQERPINPLLFGLKVKDSKKPLVSSVYAYPINDLSHVNGSNLKQKLRLIPLKNGNYKTEDLTAYGKIGFAINTIDRQDLAANKNGVFKIETFYNGMQNFTIDFRKFSFNETKHLNRLIDYKHFKDEKERLQKLFLDSNNPLSIYDNIIDDGYLIIYDTLSNVYKVKITDFEGNQTNIDINIKGVDKQPNDIAETFTSPYYVKTSEVNVLEDQNIKVEFPKQTFYDDFFIDFKVNGDTLKLDENNKAVKKYFKISYDVSSYSTEDLKQLYIARLVGWNNFLSYSSTKHEKNTLYTRTKNLGTYCLARDTAKPTITPVSFKDGQWLSKYRFLKIKIEDKESGISNYRATINDQWILMEYDYKTMTLTYDFNDKVVTDTKNNLKVIVTDNVGNSSTFEASFFRK, via the coding sequence ATGCGATATACACTTATTTTTTTCTTTTTATTTACTTTTTTTAGTCAAGCCCAAGACATTTATCCTCAAGATTATTTTAGATCTCCTTTAGATATAGAGCTAGTATTATCTGGTACTTTTGCTGAGCTTAGAAGTAATCACTTCCACTCTGGATTAGATATTAAAACAAAACAACGCGTAGGATTAAATGTCTATGCGACTGCTAGTGGTTATGTTAGTAGAATCAAGGTGTCACATTACGGTTACGGAAAAGCGGTTTATATAACGCATCCAAATGGTTATGTAACTGTTCATGGTCATCTACAAAAATTTTCTGATAAGATTGAAGCCTATGTTAAAAAGCATCAATATGAAAAAGAAAGTTTTGAAATTGAATTATTTCCTGATTTAAATGATCTAATTGTTACAAAAGGCGAAGTCATTGCTTATTCTGGAAATACTGGTGGTTCTGGTGGTCCTCACCTCCATTTTGAAATCAGAGACAATCAAGAAAGACCCATTAATCCCTTGTTATTTGGTTTAAAAGTTAAGGACTCTAAAAAACCTTTAGTTAGTAGCGTTTACGCGTATCCAATTAATGATTTATCGCACGTCAATGGATCTAATCTTAAGCAAAAACTACGTCTCATTCCTCTTAAAAATGGGAATTATAAAACTGAAGATTTAACAGCTTACGGTAAAATAGGATTTGCAATTAATACAATAGATAGACAAGATTTGGCTGCCAATAAAAATGGCGTTTTTAAAATTGAAACCTTTTACAATGGGATGCAAAACTTTACTATAGATTTTAGAAAGTTTTCGTTTAACGAAACTAAGCATCTCAACCGATTAATTGATTATAAACATTTTAAAGACGAAAAAGAACGTTTGCAAAAACTATTTTTAGATAGTAATAATCCATTAAGTATTTATGATAATATCATTGATGATGGCTATTTAATTATTTATGACACTTTATCTAATGTCTATAAAGTTAAAATAACAGATTTTGAAGGCAATCAGACCAATATTGACATTAATATCAAAGGTGTTGACAAACAACCCAATGATATTGCCGAAACATTTACATCACCATATTACGTCAAAACTAGTGAAGTAAATGTGCTAGAGGATCAAAATATAAAAGTAGAGTTTCCTAAGCAAACGTTTTATGACGATTTTTTTATAGATTTTAAAGTTAATGGTGATACCTTAAAATTAGACGAAAATAATAAAGCGGTCAAAAAGTACTTTAAAATATCTTATGATGTAAGCAGCTATTCAACTGAAGATTTAAAACAACTATACATTGCTCGTTTAGTCGGTTGGAATAATTTTTTAAGTTACTCTTCCACTAAACACGAAAAAAACACATTATACACAAGAACTAAAAATCTTGGAACGTATTGTCTAGCAAGAGATACCGCAAAACCAACGATTACACCTGTTAGTTTTAAAGATGGACAATGGTTAAGTAAATACCGCTTTTTAAAAATTAAAATAGAAGATAAAGAGTCTGGTATTTCTAATTATAGAGCCACAATAAATGACCAGTGGATATTAATGGAATACGATTATAAAACAATGACCTTAACATACGATTTTAATGATAAAGTCGTTACTGATACTAAG
- a CDS encoding cell division protein ZapA, with translation MADTLKIKLSIANRVYPLTIAPSQEEGLRLAAKKIEAMITQFEQSYSVRDKQDVLAMCALQFASQVEQKAIDNNQVTEHVQDKLEALNDMLQSHLSL, from the coding sequence ATGGCAGACACGCTTAAAATAAAATTATCTATAGCAAATAGAGTCTACCCATTAACTATTGCACCTAGTCAAGAAGAAGGATTGCGTTTAGCAGCTAAGAAGATTGAGGCTATGATTACACAATTTGAGCAAAGCTATTCTGTTAGAGATAAGCAAGATGTATTAGCTATGTGTGCTTTACAATTTGCAAGTCAAGTAGAGCAGAAAGCGATAGATAATAACCAAGTGACAGAGCATGTTCAGGATAAGCTAGAAGCTTTGAATGATATGTTACAATCACATCTTAGTTTATAA
- the rny gene encoding ribonuclease Y, translating into MDNTILIIAGIAIGAIIGFIIAKVLERNNASKLIKSAKKSAAGIIKEANVEGEGIKKDKILQAKEKFLELKAEHEKVILSRDKKMADAEKRIRDKESQISSELSKNKKLNVDIEDKVKDYNHRLDVLEKKQEELDRLHKSQVEQLEVISSLSAEEAKTQLVESLKGEAKSDAMAYIQDKMEEAKLTAQQDAKKIIINTIQRIGTEEAVDNCVSVFNIESDDVKGRIIGREGRNIRAIEAATGVEIIVDDTPEAIILSCFDSVRREVARLSLHKLVTDGRIHPARIEEVVKKTQKQIEQEIIEVGKRTVIDLGIHGLHPELIKMVGRMKYRSSYGQNLLQHSREVAKLCGVMAAELGLNPKLAKRAGLLHDIGKVPDAEADMETPHAILGMQWAEKFGEKPDVCNAIGAHHDEIEMKSLLSPIIQVCDAISGARPGARRQVLDSYIQRLKDLEDIAFGFNGVKKAYAIQAGRELRVIVESEKVSDQNAADLSFSISQKIQTDMTYPGQVKVTVIRETRAVNIAK; encoded by the coding sequence ATGGATAATACAATTTTAATAATTGCAGGTATTGCAATAGGAGCCATAATTGGATTTATAATAGCTAAAGTGTTAGAGCGCAATAACGCATCAAAGCTTATTAAAAGTGCAAAAAAATCTGCAGCTGGTATCATCAAAGAGGCTAATGTAGAAGGAGAGGGTATCAAAAAAGACAAAATACTTCAAGCAAAAGAAAAGTTTTTAGAGCTTAAAGCAGAGCATGAAAAGGTCATTTTATCTCGTGATAAAAAAATGGCAGATGCCGAAAAAAGAATAAGAGATAAAGAATCTCAAATATCTAGTGAGTTATCTAAAAACAAAAAGCTAAACGTCGATATTGAAGACAAAGTAAAAGACTACAATCATAGATTAGATGTTTTAGAAAAAAAGCAAGAAGAGCTAGATAGATTACATAAAAGTCAAGTAGAACAATTAGAAGTTATTTCTAGTTTATCTGCTGAAGAAGCAAAAACACAATTAGTTGAATCTTTAAAAGGAGAAGCTAAAAGTGATGCTATGGCTTACATCCAAGACAAAATGGAAGAAGCTAAATTAACTGCTCAACAAGATGCTAAAAAGATTATTATAAATACCATCCAACGTATTGGTACTGAAGAAGCAGTAGATAACTGTGTGTCTGTATTTAATATTGAAAGCGATGATGTAAAAGGACGTATAATTGGTCGTGAAGGACGTAATATTAGAGCAATTGAAGCAGCAACAGGAGTAGAGATTATCGTAGACGATACACCTGAAGCTATTATATTATCTTGTTTTGATTCGGTTAGAAGAGAGGTTGCACGTTTATCGCTTCATAAATTAGTCACAGATGGTCGTATCCATCCAGCACGTATTGAAGAAGTAGTTAAAAAGACGCAAAAACAAATAGAACAAGAAATAATCGAAGTTGGTAAACGTACAGTTATCGATTTAGGAATTCATGGATTACATCCAGAATTGATAAAAATGGTAGGTCGTATGAAATATCGCTCTTCTTATGGACAAAATTTATTGCAGCACTCACGTGAAGTAGCAAAACTTTGTGGCGTTATGGCTGCAGAGTTAGGCTTAAATCCTAAATTAGCTAAGCGTGCAGGACTATTGCATGATATAGGAAAAGTACCAGATGCTGAAGCTGATATGGAAACACCTCACGCTATTTTAGGTATGCAATGGGCAGAAAAATTTGGCGAAAAGCCAGATGTTTGTAACGCGATTGGAGCACACCACGATGAGATTGAAATGAAATCTTTATTATCACCAATTATACAAGTATGTGATGCGATTTCTGGAGCACGTCCTGGAGCTAGACGACAAGTTTTAGATAGTTACATACAACGTTTAAAAGATCTAGAAGACATTGCATTTGGGTTTAATGGAGTTAAAAAAGCGTATGCTATACAAGCAGGTAGAGAATTACGTGTGATTGTAGAAAGTGAAAAAGTTAGTGACCAAAATGCTGCGGATTTATCATTTAGTATTTCACAAAAAATCCAGACAGATATGACGTATCCTGGACAAGTTAAAGTAACAGTAATTAGAGAAACTAGAGCAGTTAATATTGCAAAATAA
- a CDS encoding PAS domain-containing sensor histidine kinase gives MSELFDGFHFNPNAPHFENVKWQLALEISKVGIWDYSATNNQVFFSKPSKAIIGFEDDADFGKNPNDWNDRVHPEDRDKYFQDFKDHLNGLNPIYENKHRVQHKNGSYRWILDRGQIIEKDTSGEATRIIGTHVDITEYAENEQKVQQTLDLVVRQNNKLQNFAHIVTHNLKQHAGNFESLLGFYKDAESINDKEEVIDYLNTLSDSLTKTINSLKEIVSVQYNKNTEISKLYLAKELNSIIQSLNFVITKNNATINNNIDPKYYIYYNHSYFESIFQNLLSNAIKYKHPNRDPIINVNLEQANNELIITVEDNGIGIDLEKYGNSIFELYKTFHNNPEAEGVGLYLVKSQIEAFNGHIDIDSKVNKGTTFIITIPNKKIQQ, from the coding sequence ATGTCAGAGTTATTTGATGGTTTTCACTTCAACCCAAATGCACCACATTTTGAAAATGTAAAATGGCAATTGGCTTTAGAAATATCTAAAGTTGGTATTTGGGACTATAGTGCTACTAATAATCAAGTTTTCTTTTCTAAACCCTCCAAAGCTATTATTGGCTTTGAAGATGATGCTGATTTTGGAAAAAACCCAAACGATTGGAATGATCGTGTACATCCTGAAGACAGAGATAAATATTTTCAAGACTTTAAAGATCATTTAAATGGTTTAAATCCTATTTATGAAAATAAGCATAGAGTGCAACATAAAAATGGATCTTACCGATGGATTCTAGATAGAGGTCAAATTATAGAAAAGGACACATCTGGTGAAGCAACTAGAATTATTGGAACGCATGTAGACATTACTGAATATGCAGAGAATGAACAAAAAGTCCAACAAACACTAGATTTAGTGGTTAGACAAAATAATAAGCTACAAAATTTTGCACATATAGTTACCCATAATCTAAAACAACATGCAGGTAATTTTGAAAGTTTGTTAGGCTTTTATAAAGATGCTGAATCAATAAATGATAAAGAAGAAGTTATAGATTATCTAAATACGTTATCAGATTCTTTAACAAAAACGATTAATAGCTTAAAAGAAATTGTTTCAGTTCAATATAACAAAAACACCGAAATTTCTAAACTTTATCTCGCCAAAGAATTAAATAGTATTATACAAAGCTTAAACTTTGTTATTACTAAAAACAACGCAACAATAAATAACAATATAGACCCAAAGTATTATATTTATTATAACCATTCTTATTTTGAGAGTATTTTTCAAAACTTACTGTCTAATGCCATAAAGTACAAGCATCCAAATCGTGATCCCATTATCAATGTTAATTTAGAACAAGCTAATAATGAGCTAATTATTACAGTAGAAGATAATGGTATTGGTATTGATTTAGAAAAATATGGTAATTCTATTTTTGAGCTTTATAAAACCTTTCATAATAATCCAGAAGCGGAAGGTGTGGGATTATATTTAGTCAAAAGTCAAATTGAAGCCTTTAATGGTCACATTGATATTGACAGTAAAGTCAATAAAGGCACGACATTTATTATCACGATACCTAACAAAAAAATCCAGCAGTAA
- the xerD gene encoding site-specific tyrosine recombinase XerD — protein sequence MTWKQAITDYTLYLKIERGLSDNTIKSYVLDVNKLIEYIDANNIIATPITVNSNNIKQFVYHVAKTLSARSQSRLISGLKGFFSYLVFEDYRNDNPLDTIDSPKIGRKLPDTLSEVEINQLINAIDLSHPQGERNRAILEVLYSCGLRVSELINLKISDLYFDEGFIKVTGKGHKQRFVPIIDDTQKYISIYKNQVRVHLNIYPDHQDILFLNRRGKQLTRAMIFTIIKNLAIKINLNKTISPHTFRHSFATHLLENGADLRAIQLMLGHESITTTEIYTHLDRSHLTTVINHFHPRK from the coding sequence ATGACGTGGAAACAGGCAATAACAGATTACACTTTATATCTTAAAATTGAAAGAGGTTTATCGGACAATACTATTAAAAGCTATGTGTTAGATGTTAATAAGCTTATTGAATATATAGATGCTAACAACATAATTGCTACACCAATTACGGTAAACAGCAACAATATTAAACAATTTGTTTATCATGTTGCAAAAACTTTAAGTGCTAGGTCGCAATCGCGTTTAATATCTGGACTTAAAGGATTTTTTAGTTATTTAGTTTTTGAGGATTACAGAAATGACAACCCTTTGGACACAATAGATTCGCCAAAAATTGGTAGAAAATTACCTGATACTTTAAGTGAAGTAGAAATAAACCAACTTATAAACGCTATAGATTTAAGCCATCCGCAAGGCGAACGTAATAGAGCTATATTGGAAGTATTATATAGTTGCGGATTACGTGTTAGCGAACTAATTAATCTCAAAATTTCAGATTTATATTTTGATGAAGGGTTTATAAAAGTAACTGGAAAAGGACATAAACAGCGCTTTGTACCCATTATAGATGACACTCAAAAATATATAAGTATTTATAAAAATCAAGTTAGAGTACATCTAAATATTTATCCAGATCATCAAGATATTTTGTTTTTAAACAGAAGAGGAAAACAATTAACAAGAGCGATGATCTTTACAATAATTAAGAATTTAGCAATAAAAATTAATTTAAATAAGACTATTTCTCCTCATACGTTTAGACATTCATTTGCTACACATTTGCTAGAAAATGGTGCCGATTTAAGAGCCATACAGCTTATGTTAGGTCATGAAAGTATAACAACTACAGAAATATATACGCATCTAGATAGAAGTCATTTAACAACAGTTATTAACCATTTTCATCCTAGAAAGTAG
- a CDS encoding porin family protein — protein MKKLLMIAAVAVFGLTSANAQDVNFGAKAGVNFATITGDDTDGIESKIGIHIGLVAEIEISENFSFQPELLYSAQGAQDDYSESENINGFTYSYTEEAKAKLDYIILPLMAKYYVADGFSIEAGPQIGFLVKSEEEVSFSETINGQTESGTESADTDDFTSGVDFGLNFGLGYKLDSGLNFSARYNLGLSNINDGEGSDEFENQNAVFQVSVGFFF, from the coding sequence ATGAAAAAATTATTAATGATTGCTGCAGTTGCAGTATTTGGATTAACTAGTGCTAATGCACAAGATGTAAATTTTGGTGCTAAAGCTGGTGTCAATTTTGCAACTATTACTGGAGATGATACTGATGGTATAGAATCGAAAATTGGTATTCATATTGGACTTGTTGCCGAAATAGAAATTTCAGAGAATTTTTCATTTCAACCTGAATTATTATATTCTGCACAAGGAGCTCAGGATGACTATTCTGAATCAGAAAACATTAACGGTTTCACATATTCTTACACGGAAGAAGCAAAAGCAAAATTAGACTACATTATCTTACCTCTAATGGCTAAATATTATGTTGCAGACGGTTTTAGTATAGAAGCTGGTCCACAAATAGGTTTCTTAGTTAAATCTGAAGAAGAGGTTAGTTTTAGTGAAACTATAAATGGTCAAACGGAATCTGGAACAGAATCAGCAGATACTGATGATTTTACAAGTGGTGTTGATTTTGGTTTAAATTTTGGACTAGGATACAAATTAGATAGTGGACTTAACTTTAGCGCTAGATACAACTTAGGATTATCTAACATTAATGATGGAGAAGGTTCAGATGAATTTGAAAATCAAAATGCAGTATTTCAGGTTTCTGTAGGCTTTTTCTTTTAA
- the aroQ gene encoding type II 3-dehydroquinate dehydratase translates to MKKLIIINGPNLNLLGKREPNIYGSLSFTEFLDTIKEKYKTVSIEHFQSNIEGELIDKIQEVGFCYDGIILNAAAYTHTSVGIGDTVKAIETPVVEVHISNTFGREEYRHHSFIAPNAKGIILGFGLQSYELAIQSFL, encoded by the coding sequence ATGAAAAAATTAATCATCATAAACGGACCTAATCTCAATTTATTAGGAAAACGAGAACCTAATATTTATGGAAGTTTAAGTTTTACTGAATTTTTAGATACAATAAAAGAAAAATATAAGACAGTTAGTATCGAGCATTTTCAATCTAATATTGAAGGCGAATTGATAGATAAAATACAAGAAGTTGGATTTTGCTATGATGGTATTATTTTAAACGCTGCTGCATATACACATACTTCAGTTGGTATAGGAGATACAGTTAAAGCTATTGAAACTCCTGTAGTAGAAGTACATATATCTAATACCTTTGGTAGAGAAGAGTATAGACATCATTCTTTTATTGCGCCTAATGCCAAAGGGATTATTCTTGGTTTCGGTTTGCAAAGTTATGAATTGGCAATTCAAAGCTTTTTGTAA
- a CDS encoding outer membrane beta-barrel protein — MKYYLFIITVFVSSISIAQNQVDFGVKGGVNATFFKVTEANFGEDPETDFGFFGGVFVDFKIDKGFHFQPEILYKGINDFKFLNAPMYLKYDVDNNFHLLLGPSLNYFFDFFTNKFKVRADVSLEYDLFSRLNINIKYALGFEELSPNILFFGVGYKL; from the coding sequence ATGAAATATTACTTATTTATTATAACTGTATTTGTTTCTTCAATATCAATAGCTCAAAATCAAGTTGATTTTGGAGTTAAAGGAGGAGTAAATGCTACTTTTTTTAAAGTAACAGAAGCTAATTTTGGTGAGGACCCAGAAACAGATTTTGGATTTTTTGGAGGTGTTTTTGTTGATTTTAAAATAGATAAAGGTTTTCACTTTCAACCAGAAATATTATATAAAGGAATTAATGACTTTAAGTTTTTGAATGCACCTATGTATTTAAAGTATGATGTAGACAATAACTTTCATCTTCTTTTGGGACCAAGTTTAAATTATTTTTTTGATTTTTTCACTAATAAATTTAAGGTCAGAGCAGATGTAAGTTTAGAGTATGATTTATTTTCTCGATTAAATATAAATATTAAATATGCCTTAGGTTTTGAAGAACTCTCTCCAAACATATTATTTTTTGGTGTTGGTTATAAACTATAA
- the lpdA gene encoding dihydrolipoyl dehydrogenase produces the protein MSKYDIIVLGSGPGGYVTAIRASQLGFKTAVVEKESLGGVCLNWGCIPTKALIKSAQVFDYLKHAEDYGLKVKEATHDFDAVIQRSRNVADGMSKGVQFLMKKNKIDIIEGFGKLKPGKKVEVEGKEYSADHIIVATGARSRELPSLPQDGKKVIGYREAMTLKDQPKKMIVVGSGAIGVEFAYVYNSMGTEVTVVEYLPNIVPVEDIDVSKQLEKSFKKSGIKIMTSSEVTKVDTSGKGVKATVKTSNGEEVLEADIILSAVGIKTNIENIGLEDVGIAVDRDKILVNDYYQTNIPGYYAIGDVTPGQALAHVASAEGILCVEKIAGHHVEALDYGNIPGCTYCAPEIASVGLTEQQAKDQGYEIKVGKFPFSASGKASASGTKDGFVKVIFDAKYGEWLGCHMIGAGVTDMIAEAVLGRKLETTGHEVLKAVHPHPTMSEAVMEAVAAAYDEVIHL, from the coding sequence ATGAGTAAATACGATATTATTGTTCTTGGAAGTGGACCTGGTGGTTATGTTACTGCTATTAGAGCTTCGCAATTAGGATTTAAAACAGCTGTAGTAGAAAAAGAAAGCCTAGGTGGTGTTTGTTTAAATTGGGGTTGCATCCCAACTAAAGCCTTAATTAAAAGTGCTCAGGTTTTTGATTATTTAAAACATGCTGAAGACTACGGGTTAAAGGTCAAAGAAGCCACTCATGATTTTGATGCTGTTATCCAACGAAGCAGAAATGTAGCTGATGGGATGAGTAAAGGGGTTCAGTTTTTAATGAAAAAGAACAAAATTGACATTATCGAAGGTTTTGGAAAACTTAAACCTGGTAAAAAGGTAGAGGTTGAAGGAAAAGAATACAGTGCTGACCATATAATAGTTGCAACTGGCGCAAGATCTAGAGAGTTACCAAGTTTACCACAGGATGGTAAAAAAGTAATTGGCTATCGTGAAGCTATGACTTTAAAAGATCAGCCAAAAAAGATGATTGTTGTAGGTTCTGGAGCTATTGGTGTTGAGTTTGCTTATGTTTATAACTCTATGGGAACGGAAGTTACTGTTGTAGAGTATTTACCAAATATAGTACCTGTTGAAGATATTGACGTGTCTAAGCAATTAGAAAAATCGTTTAAAAAATCTGGTATCAAAATCATGACATCATCTGAGGTTACTAAAGTAGATACTTCTGGAAAAGGTGTAAAAGCAACTGTAAAAACCAGTAATGGTGAAGAAGTTTTAGAAGCTGATATTATTTTAAGCGCTGTTGGTATTAAAACTAATATCGAAAACATAGGCTTGGAAGACGTTGGTATTGCTGTAGATAGAGACAAAATCTTGGTCAATGACTATTACCAAACTAATATACCTGGTTACTATGCAATTGGAGATGTAACACCTGGTCAAGCATTAGCACACGTTGCTTCTGCAGAAGGTATATTATGTGTCGAGAAAATTGCAGGACACCATGTTGAAGCTTTAGATTATGGAAACATTCCTGGTTGTACCTATTGTGCACCAGAAATTGCATCTGTTGGTTTAACTGAACAACAAGCAAAAGATCAAGGTTATGAGATTAAAGTCGGAAAATTTCCGTTCTCGGCTTCAGGAAAAGCAAGTGCTTCTGGAACTAAAGATGGATTTGTAAAAGTTATTTTTGATGCTAAATATGGCGAATGGTTAGGGTGCCATATGATTGGTGCAGGAGTAACAGACATGATTGCCGAAGCGGTTTTAGGTCGTAAACTAGAAACTACTGGACATGAAGTATTAAAAGCAGTACATCCTCATCCTACAATGAGTGAAGCAGTTATGGAAGCGGTAGCAGCTGCTTACGATGAAGTGATACATTTATAG
- the msrB gene encoding peptide-methionine (R)-S-oxide reductase MsrB, translated as MSNYKIYKTEDEWRQELTDEQYRILRKKGTEMPHTGKYNLHFEDGTYHCAGCNQQLFESNSKFESGCGWPSFDDAIKGTVNNVLDKSHGMIRTEIVCSNCGGHLGHVFNDGPTETGTRYCVNSASVDFSSKDDK; from the coding sequence ATGAGTAATTATAAAATCTACAAAACTGAAGATGAGTGGCGTCAAGAGTTAACTGACGAGCAATATAGAATTCTTCGAAAAAAAGGCACAGAAATGCCACACACAGGAAAGTACAATCTTCATTTTGAAGATGGAACTTACCATTGTGCTGGTTGTAATCAACAACTTTTTGAAAGTAACAGCAAATTTGAATCCGGTTGCGGTTGGCCAAGTTTTGATGATGCTATTAAAGGTACAGTAAACAATGTACTAGATAAGTCACACGGTATGATTAGAACAGAAATTGTTTGTTCCAACTGTGGTGGTCATTTAGGTCATGTTTTTAATGATGGACCAACTGAAACAGGTACGCGCTATTGTGTAAACTCTGCAAGTGTAGATTTTTCGTCTAAAGACGATAAATAA
- the msrB gene encoding peptide-methionine (R)-S-oxide reductase MsrB, which translates to MKNLALLLLVLAFFNCKSNAQDTPEKTENTTYEVSKTEAEWKKILSKKEYYVLREAGTERAFSSPLNKEYRPGTYHCAGCDTPLFKSENKFDSGTGWPSFDRCIDNNVAYSTDNDLGYTRTEEHCATCGGHLGHVFNDGPSATTGKRHCINGVALNFKPRNE; encoded by the coding sequence ATGAAAAACTTAGCATTATTATTACTGGTTTTAGCATTTTTTAATTGTAAATCTAATGCTCAAGACACTCCAGAAAAAACAGAAAATACAACCTACGAAGTTTCAAAAACAGAAGCAGAGTGGAAAAAAATATTAAGTAAAAAGGAGTATTATGTTTTGCGTGAAGCAGGCACAGAGCGTGCGTTTTCAAGTCCTTTAAATAAAGAATACAGACCTGGAACTTACCATTGCGCTGGATGTGATACACCATTATTTAAAAGTGAAAATAAATTTGATTCTGGTACTGGATGGCCAAGTTTTGATAGATGTATTGATAACAATGTTGCTTATTCTACTGATAACGATTTAGGATATACCAGAACCGAAGAACATTGCGCTACTTGTGGTGGACATTTAGGACATGTCTTTAACGATGGTCCAAGTGCTACTACTGGAAAAAGACATTGTATTAACGGAGTTGCTTTAAATTTTAAACCTAGAAATGAGTAA